A genomic stretch from Terriglobus sp. RCC_193 includes:
- the uvrC gene encoding excinuclease ABC subunit UvrC: protein MDLHQKIRTLPQQPGVYLYKNVEGEVIYVGKAKNLRSRVSSYLLKANQANAKTGTLMREAVDVDYIQVANNHEALALENNLIKQRKPRFNILLRDDKTYPYVKLTTGDRHPKVFVTRKLRKDGSQYFGPYFPGNLAYRIVDLIHRSFLIPSCKVDLNRYHPRPCLEYYIKRCLGPCVESLVAPETYREAVRDVQLFLEGKEGELEGRLKQRMGEAAMNEQFELAAKMRDQLITLQELQAKQRIASTENEDADVFGFHFDKEMLAVAQFHMREGKIVDKRDFFWEELPEVNFEVGAEEEDSSAASADVLRADVPAQQPGFSPTLFFSAFLKQLYLDQPYVPRQILLPVEFSDRVMLASVLTEQTGRKVEILAPQRGDKRSLLDLAGTNAKQSYDQRFRTLQPSKKAIAEALQDALSLPDVPTRIECFDISHIQGAETVASMVVWEDGDMKKADYRKFKLKTVTGVDDFASMHEILVRRYSKLQANNEPFPSLILIDGGLGQLHAAYAALESIGVTLQPLASIAKREEVIYVYGQEDDPVVLDRRSPVLHLVQRIRDESHRFAISYHRKRREMRDRDSELLQIPGVGPTTRKRLIEHFGSLRGIKAAGPDALTAVVNAATAKKIRAYFDGEREAAIDGNGVPVETETPPEFRILQ from the coding sequence ATGGATCTCCATCAGAAAATCCGGACGCTGCCCCAGCAGCCTGGCGTGTACCTGTACAAGAACGTCGAGGGCGAGGTCATCTATGTTGGCAAGGCGAAGAACCTGCGGAGCCGTGTCAGCAGTTATCTGCTGAAGGCCAATCAGGCCAATGCGAAGACCGGCACGCTGATGCGCGAGGCCGTGGATGTGGACTATATCCAGGTGGCCAACAACCACGAAGCGCTGGCGCTGGAAAACAACCTGATTAAACAGCGCAAGCCTCGCTTCAACATTCTGCTGCGCGATGACAAGACGTATCCCTATGTGAAGCTGACCACGGGTGACCGCCATCCGAAGGTGTTTGTTACACGCAAGCTGCGTAAGGATGGCAGCCAATATTTTGGCCCATATTTTCCGGGGAATCTGGCCTATCGCATTGTCGATCTGATCCACCGCTCGTTTCTGATTCCAAGCTGCAAGGTGGACCTGAACCGTTATCATCCGCGGCCTTGTCTGGAGTACTACATCAAACGCTGCCTGGGGCCATGCGTGGAGAGTCTTGTTGCGCCAGAGACTTACCGTGAGGCCGTGCGTGATGTGCAGTTGTTTCTGGAAGGCAAGGAAGGCGAACTGGAAGGCCGCTTAAAACAGCGCATGGGCGAAGCGGCGATGAACGAACAGTTTGAACTTGCGGCCAAGATGCGCGATCAACTGATCACGTTGCAGGAGTTGCAGGCGAAGCAGCGCATTGCCTCCACGGAGAATGAAGACGCCGATGTGTTCGGTTTCCACTTCGATAAAGAGATGCTGGCCGTGGCGCAGTTTCATATGCGCGAAGGCAAGATCGTGGACAAGCGCGACTTTTTCTGGGAAGAACTGCCTGAGGTGAATTTTGAGGTGGGTGCAGAGGAAGAAGATTCCTCTGCTGCGAGCGCAGACGTATTGCGTGCCGATGTACCGGCGCAGCAACCGGGTTTCTCGCCCACGCTGTTCTTCTCAGCATTTCTGAAACAGCTTTATCTGGACCAGCCCTATGTCCCACGGCAGATTCTGCTGCCGGTTGAGTTTTCGGATCGCGTTATGCTGGCGTCCGTATTAACGGAACAGACCGGCCGCAAAGTCGAGATACTGGCACCGCAGCGTGGCGATAAGCGGTCGCTCCTGGACCTGGCTGGAACGAATGCCAAGCAGAGTTATGACCAGCGATTCCGCACGCTGCAGCCCTCGAAGAAAGCCATTGCGGAAGCGTTGCAGGATGCGTTGAGTCTGCCGGACGTGCCCACCCGCATTGAATGTTTCGATATCTCGCACATCCAGGGTGCGGAGACCGTCGCGAGTATGGTGGTATGGGAAGACGGCGATATGAAGAAGGCGGACTATCGCAAGTTCAAGCTGAAGACCGTGACGGGCGTGGATGATTTCGCTTCGATGCACGAGATCCTTGTGCGTCGCTATTCCAAATTGCAGGCGAACAATGAGCCCTTCCCTTCACTCATTCTGATCGACGGCGGGTTGGGACAGCTTCATGCTGCGTATGCTGCGCTGGAGAGTATCGGTGTAACGCTGCAGCCGCTGGCATCCATCGCAAAGCGTGAAGAAGTGATTTATGTCTACGGGCAGGAGGATGATCCGGTGGTGCTGGATCGCCGATCGCCTGTGCTGCACCTGGTGCAGCGTATCCGTGATGAGTCTCACCGGTTTGCCATCAGCTATCACCGCAAGCGTCGCGAGATGCGAGACCGTGACAGCGAGCTGTTGCAGATTCCCGGTGTGGGACCGACGACACGCAAGCGGCTGATTGAACACTTCGGCAGCCTGCGCGGCATCAAAGCTGCGGGGCCGGATGCTCTTACGGCCGTTGTCAATGCGGCGACGGCCAAGAAGATTCGCGCTTACTTTGATGGTGAACGGGAAGCCGCTATTGACGGGAACGGCGTTCCGGTGGAAACCGAAACGCCGCCTGAGTTCAGAATTCTGCAGTAG
- a CDS encoding neutral zinc metallopeptidase: MEWTPGGTSSDIEDRRGDSGGGGGFNFGGGGLGLGGFILVVVIGLISGRGFIGSLLTGLGAAAGGGGGQQVRQSRPGQPVQESSAEHHDVQLVSFVLDDAQKTWTAILPEQTGRNYRHAKLVLFRNRTQSGCGNAQSATGPFYCPEDERVYIDLSFWDELKQLGGNTGEFAQAYVITHEIGHHVQNILGIEQKAQQAMRNPATRSKTSVELELQADCYAGIWAHSTQQRHILDPGDIDQAMQNAAAVGDDHIQKMQRGTVSPESFTHGTSAERQGWFKRGFQTGQVKACNTFDVGADGYQSSDAN; the protein is encoded by the coding sequence ATGGAATGGACGCCCGGAGGCACCAGTAGCGATATTGAAGACCGTCGTGGAGACTCGGGCGGCGGAGGCGGATTCAATTTCGGTGGTGGCGGCCTTGGCCTCGGCGGATTCATTCTCGTCGTCGTCATCGGATTGATCTCTGGCCGAGGCTTCATCGGCAGCCTCCTCACCGGCCTGGGAGCGGCTGCAGGCGGCGGAGGAGGACAGCAAGTACGCCAGAGTAGACCCGGGCAACCTGTGCAGGAAAGCTCTGCTGAACACCACGACGTGCAGCTTGTCTCCTTCGTTCTGGACGACGCGCAAAAGACATGGACCGCCATCCTGCCAGAGCAGACGGGACGCAACTATCGCCATGCGAAACTGGTGCTCTTCCGCAACCGCACTCAATCCGGCTGCGGCAATGCGCAATCGGCCACCGGCCCCTTTTATTGCCCCGAAGATGAGCGCGTCTACATCGACCTCAGCTTCTGGGACGAGTTGAAACAACTGGGTGGCAACACCGGCGAATTCGCGCAGGCCTACGTCATCACGCACGAGATCGGCCACCACGTACAGAACATCCTCGGCATAGAGCAGAAGGCGCAACAGGCCATGCGCAACCCCGCCACACGTTCGAAGACCTCGGTGGAGTTGGAACTCCAGGCCGATTGCTATGCCGGCATCTGGGCACACTCCACGCAGCAGCGACACATCCTCGATCCCGGCGACATCGATCAGGCCATGCAGAACGCAGCAGCCGTGGGCGATGACCATATCCAGAAAATGCAACGCGGCACGGTAAGCCCGGAAAGCTTCACCCACGGCACCAGCGCCGAACGCCAGGGATGGTTCAAGCGCGGCTTCCAAACCGGCCAGGTGAAAGCCTGCAACACCTTCGATGTCGGTGCGGATGGCTACCAGTCGTCTGACGCAAACTAA
- a CDS encoding ArnT family glycosyltransferase, with protein MTNSTVVRPVDTSLRSAIRIALWFALAKLLLHIAGTLWQQHIGVGYFRDEFYYLMCGRHLAWGYVDHGPIIAVQARLAETLFGHSMVGIRMFSAMAGAGRIFLTGLLCWSLGGKRAAQSLAMLGCMCMPLYLGVDSYLSMNSFESLFWMTCLLALIMLLRDEKDGVDRRWMWWTIFGVSAGIGLLNKPSMAFFLVCLGIALLFTPQRRVLFTRQAAFGIVLLTVIAMPNLVWQMHNHWPMLEFLHNGRVGNKNIRLNPAAWILNQIMVIGPWNAFVWIPGLVHLLRRADRRWIGLTWLILLVLMIALGAKDYYFASIYPILFAAGGIAWTNRFAARPAVQQDRVFAFPVAFATIIVLTALVLPTAIFVLPPMTYVAYTKALHLPSSDNENTGGHQILPQFYADRYGWQENLDEITRILGTLSPQDRARVGIFGGNYGEAASLEWLGDLEHRNLPTVISEHNTYWLWGTRGLDGEVILVDRKTSPKKLLEYYYDVQVVGHVDHPLSMWYERHDIYLCRHRKVPLAPDWAESKNYY; from the coding sequence ATGACAAACTCGACGGTTGTCCGTCCCGTGGACACATCGCTGCGTTCCGCGATCCGCATTGCACTGTGGTTTGCGCTGGCAAAGCTGCTGCTGCACATTGCAGGCACGCTCTGGCAGCAGCACATTGGCGTGGGCTATTTCCGCGACGAGTTTTATTACCTGATGTGTGGACGGCATCTGGCATGGGGCTATGTCGATCATGGGCCGATCATTGCGGTGCAGGCGCGCCTTGCGGAGACACTCTTCGGGCACTCGATGGTGGGCATCCGGATGTTTTCGGCGATGGCGGGTGCGGGACGTATCTTCCTTACGGGATTGCTTTGCTGGTCACTGGGCGGCAAACGCGCGGCGCAATCGCTGGCGATGCTTGGCTGCATGTGCATGCCGCTTTACCTGGGTGTGGACAGCTACCTGAGCATGAATTCCTTTGAGAGTCTGTTCTGGATGACCTGCCTGCTCGCTCTCATCATGCTGCTGCGTGATGAGAAGGACGGAGTGGATCGACGCTGGATGTGGTGGACCATCTTTGGCGTGTCCGCTGGGATTGGGCTGCTGAATAAGCCGTCGATGGCTTTCTTTCTTGTGTGCCTGGGCATTGCACTTTTATTCACGCCGCAGCGGCGTGTGTTGTTTACGCGACAAGCTGCCTTTGGCATCGTGCTGCTAACTGTCATTGCCATGCCGAACCTTGTGTGGCAGATGCACAACCACTGGCCAATGCTGGAGTTCCTGCACAACGGTCGCGTTGGCAACAAAAACATCCGACTCAATCCCGCCGCATGGATTCTGAACCAGATCATGGTCATCGGCCCGTGGAATGCCTTCGTCTGGATACCCGGACTCGTTCACCTGCTACGCCGCGCAGACCGCCGCTGGATCGGCCTTACATGGCTCATCCTTCTGGTGCTGATGATTGCCCTGGGCGCAAAGGATTACTACTTTGCCTCGATCTATCCCATCCTCTTCGCGGCAGGCGGCATTGCCTGGACCAACCGCTTCGCTGCGCGGCCAGCGGTACAGCAGGATCGCGTATTCGCCTTCCCCGTTGCCTTCGCAACCATCATCGTCCTCACAGCACTGGTGCTTCCCACGGCCATCTTCGTTCTGCCGCCCATGACCTACGTGGCCTACACCAAGGCACTCCACCTGCCCAGTAGCGATAACGAAAACACGGGCGGCCACCAGATTCTGCCGCAGTTCTACGCCGACCGCTACGGCTGGCAGGAGAACCTGGACGAAATCACACGCATTCTCGGCACGCTATCGCCACAAGACCGAGCCAGAGTGGGCATCTTCGGAGGTAATTATGGCGAAGCCGCATCGCTGGAATGGCTGGGCGATCTGGAACATCGCAACCTGCCGACCGTCATCAGCGAACACAACACCTACTGGCTATGGGGAACGCGCGGCCTTGATGGCGAAGTGATCCTCGTTGACCGCAAGACCTCGCCGAAAAAGCTGCTCGAGTACTACTACGACGTGCAGGTCGTCGGTCACGTCGATCATCCGCTGAGCATGTGGTACGAGCGGCACGACATCTACCTTTGCCGCCATCGCAAGGTGCCGCTGGCGCCGGACTGGGCAGAAAGCAAGAACTACTACTGA
- a CDS encoding APC family permease: MNSDHELPRVLGARHAMALVVGIIIGSGIFLVPREMVAAVGKSSTLYAVWIVGGLLSLFGALTYAEISAGRPAYGGEYAFLREAYGDLVGFLYMWTWWTIAKPASIATVVSGLVRTLATFAVFSFFSNTAFWNVTWGQIAALVALWLVTLLDIVGTRKAADVQAALTLMKVAIIVVIVACCFIFSGPIGTMHNFATMFLGARGGFAGFMVALIAALWAYDGWSDVATLAGEVKNPQRDLPMAYIGGILIVGALYMLTNAAIQYVLPAVSLAAADRPAADAVKLVLSPHGIAWGAALVSVAMAVSISATLVGTTLSGARIGFAASRDGLFFARIANVHPRFKTPAFALVIQSVIGSLLIFAIGKFQALFSLAIFAEWITYGLAVSTVFVFRKRDAAAGRPRVFSTPGYPVVPILFILAAIALTVFQLVDDPKNTLLGCLVIVLGIPLFLYFNHKRKAAAI; this comes from the coding sequence ATGAACTCTGATCACGAACTTCCTCGCGTACTCGGCGCACGCCATGCCATGGCGCTGGTGGTGGGCATCATCATTGGCAGCGGCATCTTCCTGGTGCCGCGCGAGATGGTGGCTGCCGTAGGCAAGAGCAGCACGCTGTATGCCGTATGGATCGTGGGCGGCCTACTGAGTCTCTTTGGCGCGCTGACCTATGCGGAGATCTCTGCCGGGCGTCCGGCTTATGGTGGCGAATACGCCTTCCTACGTGAAGCCTATGGCGATCTTGTCGGCTTCCTGTACATGTGGACGTGGTGGACGATTGCGAAGCCAGCGTCGATTGCCACCGTGGTCAGCGGACTGGTACGAACGCTTGCCACCTTCGCCGTCTTCTCATTCTTCTCTAATACAGCCTTCTGGAATGTCACGTGGGGCCAGATAGCCGCGCTGGTTGCGTTATGGCTTGTGACACTGCTGGATATCGTGGGTACGCGCAAGGCGGCCGATGTGCAGGCGGCGCTCACGTTGATGAAAGTCGCCATCATCGTCGTCATTGTGGCGTGCTGCTTCATCTTCTCTGGCCCCATCGGAACGATGCATAACTTCGCCACCATGTTCCTGGGCGCACGCGGCGGCTTTGCAGGATTCATGGTCGCTCTCATCGCAGCGTTGTGGGCTTACGACGGTTGGAGCGACGTGGCTACACTCGCTGGCGAAGTGAAGAATCCGCAGCGTGATCTGCCTATGGCTTACATCGGCGGCATCCTGATCGTGGGTGCGCTCTACATGCTGACCAATGCGGCGATTCAGTATGTGCTGCCCGCTGTATCGCTGGCTGCTGCGGATCGACCGGCGGCGGATGCGGTGAAACTGGTGCTGAGCCCGCATGGCATTGCATGGGGCGCGGCGCTGGTCAGCGTGGCGATGGCCGTGAGCATCTCCGCAACGCTGGTAGGCACCACGCTCTCTGGCGCCCGCATCGGATTTGCGGCATCGCGCGATGGCTTGTTCTTTGCACGCATTGCGAACGTGCATCCGCGTTTCAAGACGCCAGCGTTTGCGCTGGTGATACAGTCCGTCATCGGATCGCTGCTGATCTTTGCGATTGGTAAGTTTCAGGCGCTGTTTTCGCTGGCGATCTTCGCGGAATGGATCACCTACGGGCTTGCGGTAAGCACGGTGTTCGTTTTTCGCAAGCGTGATGCGGCAGCCGGGCGGCCAAGAGTTTTTTCGACTCCGGGATATCCGGTGGTGCCGATTTTGTTCATCCTTGCAGCGATTGCGCTGACCGTCTTTCAATTGGTAGATGATCCGAAGAACACGCTGCTGGGATGCCTGGTGATTGTGCTGGGGATTCCGCTGTTTCTTTACTTCAATCACAAGCGGAAGGCAGCCGCAATCTAG
- a CDS encoding HipA family kinase has protein sequence MRSVLATRYVLPLREGGSLPAIVEADDLGMYVTKFRGAGQGLFALTAEIIAGEIGRALGLKVPEIVLVEVDPVLGRSDPDAEIRHLLKASVGTNVGLDYLPGSTDFVAAAGDKVSAQTASLAVWFDSFVQNVDRTPRNPNLLMWHRELYLIDHGAAMYFHHHWETMPGKARSPFPQIDQHVLLPYASEIAAAGAVARERLNETVLRDILALVPDNFLGSDAEGIREAYLRFFVERLEHAHIFEQEAIRARER, from the coding sequence ATGCGGTCGGTTCTGGCAACTCGGTATGTGCTTCCACTGCGTGAAGGCGGGTCACTGCCTGCGATTGTAGAGGCAGATGATCTTGGCATGTACGTCACCAAGTTTCGCGGCGCAGGCCAGGGATTGTTTGCGTTAACCGCAGAGATTATTGCCGGAGAGATTGGCCGCGCGCTTGGATTGAAGGTGCCGGAGATTGTGCTGGTGGAAGTAGACCCCGTGTTGGGGCGCAGCGATCCCGATGCGGAGATTCGCCATCTGCTGAAAGCAAGTGTGGGAACGAATGTAGGTCTGGATTATCTGCCGGGTTCCACCGATTTCGTCGCGGCCGCGGGTGACAAGGTTTCCGCACAGACCGCTTCCCTTGCCGTCTGGTTCGATAGCTTTGTGCAGAACGTCGACCGCACACCGCGCAATCCGAATTTGTTGATGTGGCATCGTGAACTGTACCTGATCGACCACGGCGCGGCGATGTATTTTCATCATCACTGGGAGACGATGCCGGGTAAAGCTCGTTCGCCGTTCCCGCAGATTGATCAGCATGTGTTGTTGCCGTATGCCAGCGAGATCGCAGCGGCTGGTGCGGTGGCTCGTGAACGGCTGAATGAGACGGTTTTGCGCGATATCCTTGCGCTGGTGCCGGATAATTTCCTTGGCAGCGATGCGGAAGGCATCCGCGAAGCATATCTTCGCTTCTTTGTGGAGCGACTGGAACATGCACACATCTTCGAACAGGAGGCCATCCGTGCACGCGAACGTTAG
- a CDS encoding DUF3037 domain-containing protein has translation MHANVSFDYAVLRVVPRVEREEFVNAGVILYSQELRYLACCIALDCARLRALAPDVDADAIQQHLKAFAHVCSGDAEGGPMAKLSQRERFHWLTAPRSTMLQTSSIRTGVCARDGMSHEALDERLREIVSTVLDAIPSERNALREFARSAR, from the coding sequence GTGCACGCGAACGTTAGCTTTGATTACGCCGTGCTGCGCGTGGTGCCACGCGTGGAGCGCGAAGAGTTTGTGAACGCAGGCGTGATCCTATACAGCCAGGAGTTGCGCTATCTTGCGTGTTGCATCGCGCTGGACTGCGCACGTCTGCGTGCTTTAGCTCCTGATGTGGATGCGGATGCCATTCAGCAGCATCTGAAGGCATTTGCGCATGTGTGTTCGGGTGATGCTGAAGGTGGACCGATGGCGAAGCTGTCGCAGCGTGAGCGTTTTCATTGGCTCACCGCACCGCGCAGCACCATGTTGCAAACATCAAGTATTCGTACCGGCGTGTGTGCGCGTGACGGCATGTCACATGAGGCGCTGGATGAACGTTTGCGCGAGATTGTATCGACCGTGCTGGATGCAATTCCGTCAGAGCGGAATGCGTTGAGGGAGTTTGCGCGTAGCGCTCGTTAA
- the glgA gene encoding glycogen synthase GlgA — protein sequence MHIVFAASECVPWAKTGGLADVVGALPPVLVRMGHRVTTFVPYYRQVAKKLSDLPVVIPSLTMPYTYYQRYASVLDGGVHEGVQVYFIDCPEMFDRENLYATPSGDYPDNWERFGLFSRAVIEASKILGVPDVFHAHDWQTALVPIFLRSIYFFDPVLRRVPCVFTIHNAGYQGWFPSDIMPHLLLPWDMFTMDKLEMYDKVNLLKGALVYADALTTVSRHYALEIQTSEFGNGLEEFFRRRKADLFGILNGVDYAEWDPAHDKHIAAHYAADNLKGKKECRRDLLHAFGMDGVEDHTAVLGIVSRFATQKGFDLLAGIMHELVKDDVVLLALGTGEEYYERLLGELALRYPDKVRVQVRYDNTMAHKVEAGSDIFLMPSRYEPSGLNQMYSLRYGTVPVVRSTGGLEDTIREKPDGKANGFKFHGYNQEDFLDAIRRAVAAFQNKEEWEEIMKRGMEEDFSWDKPAAEYIKVYERVITNRT from the coding sequence ATGCACATCGTATTTGCAGCATCGGAGTGTGTACCCTGGGCCAAGACCGGCGGCCTGGCGGACGTGGTGGGTGCGTTGCCGCCCGTGCTGGTACGTATGGGGCATCGTGTCACCACCTTTGTGCCGTACTACCGCCAGGTGGCGAAGAAGCTGTCGGATCTGCCCGTCGTCATCCCCAGCCTCACCATGCCGTACACGTATTACCAGCGTTACGCGAGCGTGCTGGATGGTGGTGTCCATGAAGGCGTGCAGGTCTATTTCATTGACTGCCCGGAGATGTTTGACCGCGAAAACCTTTACGCCACCCCCAGCGGCGACTATCCCGACAACTGGGAGCGCTTCGGTCTCTTCAGCCGGGCAGTCATTGAGGCCAGCAAGATTCTCGGCGTGCCGGACGTCTTCCATGCGCACGATTGGCAGACCGCGCTCGTTCCGATTTTCCTGCGTTCCATCTATTTCTTCGACCCGGTTCTGCGCCGCGTGCCCTGCGTCTTCACCATTCACAACGCGGGCTACCAGGGCTGGTTTCCATCCGACATCATGCCGCACCTCCTGCTGCCGTGGGATATGTTCACGATGGACAAGCTGGAGATGTATGACAAGGTCAACCTGCTGAAAGGTGCGCTGGTTTATGCAGATGCACTGACAACGGTAAGCCGCCATTACGCGCTGGAGATCCAAACCAGCGAATTCGGAAATGGTCTCGAAGAGTTCTTCCGCCGCCGCAAGGCAGACCTGTTCGGCATCCTGAATGGGGTGGACTACGCAGAGTGGGACCCGGCGCATGACAAACACATCGCGGCCCACTACGCCGCGGACAATCTGAAGGGCAAAAAAGAATGCCGACGCGACCTGCTGCACGCCTTCGGCATGGACGGCGTGGAAGACCATACGGCTGTGCTCGGCATCGTCTCACGCTTCGCCACGCAGAAGGGTTTCGATCTGCTTGCGGGCATCATGCACGAACTGGTGAAGGATGACGTCGTCTTACTCGCGCTCGGCACGGGCGAAGAATATTACGAACGCCTCCTCGGCGAACTGGCGCTGCGTTATCCCGACAAGGTGCGTGTACAGGTTCGCTATGACAACACGATGGCGCACAAGGTGGAAGCGGGCAGTGACATCTTCCTGATGCCATCGCGTTACGAGCCCAGCGGCCTCAACCAGATGTATTCGTTGCGTTACGGCACCGTACCTGTGGTGCGATCGACCGGCGGACTGGAAGACACCATCCGCGAAAAGCCCGATGGCAAGGCCAACGGCTTCAAATTCCACGGCTACAACCAGGAAGATTTTCTGGACGCCATTCGCCGTGCCGTCGCCGCCTTCCAGAATAAGGAAGAGTGGGAAGAGATCATGAAGCGTGGCATGGAAGAAGACTTCTCCTGGGACAAACCAGCAGCCGAATACATCAAGGTCTACGAGCGTGTCATCACGAATCGCACCTGA
- the rsmA gene encoding 16S rRNA (adenine(1518)-N(6)/adenine(1519)-N(6))-dimethyltransferase RsmA: MQPRKPKLGQNFLVDDHARHHIADALGDVSTRAVLEIGPGHGAITTILAERAKKLTCIELDRSLVPELRFKFRNHPNVEVIEADILETDITALVPAGEKALVIGNLPYYITSDILLHLCAHEAALELAVVMMQREVADRVAAQPGNRDFGLLSATVQMYAETANLFTLPPGAFNPPPEVYSTVLRMRFAPRFAELGIRHAAGFDRFLKLCFQQKRKTLNNNLRAAGYTSQQIAEACGAAEIEASARAEALPLDRFAALYRAI; this comes from the coding sequence ATGCAGCCACGCAAACCAAAGCTCGGACAAAACTTTCTGGTGGACGATCATGCCCGGCATCACATTGCGGATGCGCTGGGTGATGTGTCCACACGCGCGGTCCTTGAGATTGGCCCGGGGCACGGCGCCATCACGACGATTCTTGCAGAACGTGCGAAAAAACTGACCTGCATTGAACTGGATCGGTCACTGGTTCCTGAGCTGCGTTTCAAGTTTCGCAATCATCCGAACGTGGAGGTTATCGAAGCGGACATCCTGGAGACGGACATCACGGCGCTGGTGCCTGCGGGCGAAAAGGCGCTGGTCATCGGCAATCTGCCGTACTACATCACCAGCGACATTTTGCTGCACCTGTGTGCGCATGAGGCTGCGCTGGAACTGGCCGTGGTGATGATGCAGCGCGAAGTGGCAGACCGTGTGGCAGCGCAGCCGGGCAATCGTGACTTTGGCCTGCTCTCCGCCACGGTGCAGATGTATGCGGAGACAGCGAACCTGTTCACGCTGCCGCCGGGCGCATTCAACCCTCCGCCGGAGGTGTACTCCACGGTGTTGCGGATGCGCTTTGCGCCTCGGTTTGCGGAGCTTGGCATCAGGCATGCCGCAGGTTTCGATCGTTTTCTGAAGCTGTGTTTTCAGCAGAAGCGCAAGACACTGAACAACAACCTTCGGGCCGCTGGTTATACGTCGCAGCAGATCGCAGAAGCATGTGGCGCCGCGGAGATTGAGGCGTCCGCAAGGGCCGAGGCGCTGCCGCTGGATCGTTTCGCCGCGCTCTATCGCGCCATCTGA
- the ruvC gene encoding crossover junction endodeoxyribonuclease RuvC has translation MRVFGIDCGTEYTGWGIVQVEETLRERRLVPVAAGAIRLNKKERTPLRLQQVYVELTGLMAAYQPDCVAIEDVFFAANAKSALKLGHVRGVAMLAAASCGLSVSEYAPLSIKSAVVGYGLAAKEQVQFMVARLLDLEKAPEPADAADALAIAICHVHTAQTQMGIGVR, from the coding sequence ATGCGGGTTTTCGGCATCGATTGCGGCACGGAATACACCGGATGGGGCATCGTCCAGGTGGAGGAAACGCTGCGGGAGCGCCGTCTTGTGCCCGTAGCCGCCGGAGCCATCCGCCTGAATAAGAAAGAGCGCACACCGCTGCGGCTGCAACAGGTATACGTCGAGTTAACAGGCCTGATGGCGGCTTACCAGCCCGATTGCGTAGCCATTGAAGACGTCTTTTTCGCCGCAAATGCCAAAAGCGCGCTGAAACTGGGCCATGTACGCGGAGTCGCCATGCTGGCTGCCGCATCGTGCGGCCTTTCCGTCAGCGAATACGCGCCGCTGTCCATCAAATCCGCTGTGGTGGGCTATGGTCTGGCCGCAAAAGAGCAGGTGCAGTTCATGGTGGCGCGCCTGCTGGACCTGGAGAAAGCGCCAGAACCCGCCGACGCCGCCGACGCGCTGGCCATTGCCATCTGCCACGTACATACTGCCCAGACACAGATGGGCATCGGAGTCCGATGA